Proteins from a genomic interval of Haemophilus parainfluenzae T3T1:
- the cgtA gene encoding Obg family GTPase CgtA, whose protein sequence is MKFIDEALIRVEAGDGGNGCVSFRREKFIPKGGPDGGDGGDGGDVYLVADENLNTLIDYRFTKRFAAERGENGHSSDCTGRRGKDITLRVPVGTRAIDNDTKEVLGDLTKHGAKMLVAKGGYHGLGNTRFKSSVNRAPRQKTMGTPGEKRDLLLELMLLADVGMLGLPNAGKSTFIRAVSAAKPKVADYPFTTLVPSLGVVKVDESHSFVVADIPGLIEGASDGAGLGIRFLKHLERCRVLIHLVDINPIDESDPADNIAIIESELFQYSEKLADKPRWLVFNKIDTMTEEEAHERAQEITERLGWEEGYHLISAATGKNVPPLCRDIMDFIEANPRDAEVEENKPEEVKFKWEDYHQEQLAEHQFDDEDDDWDDWDEEDEEGVEFIYKP, encoded by the coding sequence ATGAAATTTATTGATGAAGCCCTGATTCGTGTGGAAGCAGGGGATGGTGGAAACGGTTGTGTAAGTTTCCGCCGTGAAAAATTTATCCCAAAAGGCGGCCCTGATGGCGGTGATGGCGGTGATGGCGGTGATGTTTATTTGGTTGCAGATGAAAATTTAAATACCTTGATCGATTATCGCTTTACGAAACGTTTTGCCGCAGAACGCGGTGAGAATGGGCATAGTTCAGATTGTACAGGTCGTCGCGGTAAAGATATTACATTACGTGTGCCGGTGGGAACGCGTGCAATTGATAATGACACCAAAGAAGTGCTTGGAGATTTAACAAAGCATGGTGCCAAAATGTTAGTGGCGAAAGGTGGTTATCATGGTTTAGGTAATACACGTTTCAAATCTTCAGTGAACCGTGCACCTCGCCAAAAAACCATGGGGACACCTGGGGAAAAACGTGATTTATTATTAGAATTGATGCTTCTTGCGGATGTCGGGATGTTAGGTTTACCAAATGCAGGTAAATCGACCTTTATTCGTGCCGTTTCAGCTGCAAAACCAAAAGTTGCTGATTATCCATTTACCACTTTAGTGCCAAGTTTAGGTGTAGTGAAAGTGGATGAGAGCCATAGCTTTGTAGTGGCAGATATTCCTGGATTGATTGAAGGCGCATCAGATGGTGCAGGTTTAGGAATTCGTTTCTTAAAACACTTGGAACGTTGTCGTGTGTTAATTCATTTAGTGGATATTAACCCAATTGATGAATCCGATCCTGCGGATAATATTGCGATCATCGAGTCTGAATTATTCCAATATAGCGAAAAATTGGCAGATAAACCGCGTTGGTTAGTCTTCAATAAAATTGATACGATGACTGAAGAAGAGGCACATGAACGAGCACAAGAGATTACCGAACGTCTTGGTTGGGAAGAAGGCTATCACCTTATTTCTGCCGCAACCGGTAAAAATGTGCCACCACTTTGTCGTGATATTATGGATTTCATTGAAGCAAATCCACGTGATGCGGAAGTAGAAGAAAATAAACCAGAAGAAGTGAAATTCAAATGGGAAGACTACCATCAAGAACAGCTCGCTGAGCATCAATTTGATGATGAAGATGACGACTGGGATGATTGGGACGAAGAA
- a CDS encoding DMT family transporter, whose translation MKQQPLLGFLFALITAMAWGSLPIALKQVLSVMTPQTIVWYRFIVAFLALFILLAYKKKLPQFLKGGQFIWLVVIGVIGLSGNFFLFNSSLKFIDPSSAQIFIHFSSFGMLICGLFVFKEKLGLHQKIGLVLLLVGLVLFFNDKLDGFQGESRYLTGVLLSLAGSLIWVAYGMAQKLMLRRFSSPQILLMIYFGCLLVFTPIAEFSQVRELSPLAFGCLVYCCLNTLFGYGAYAEALNRWEVSKVSVVITLVPLFTIFFAHLAHYASPDNFAAPELNMISYIGAFVVVCGAILSAIGHKLLPQSK comes from the coding sequence GGCATGGGGATCTTTACCCATTGCGTTAAAACAGGTTTTATCCGTGATGACACCACAAACGATCGTGTGGTATCGCTTTATTGTGGCATTTTTAGCACTCTTTATTTTGCTTGCCTATAAGAAAAAATTGCCACAATTTTTGAAAGGTGGTCAATTTATTTGGTTGGTAGTCATTGGTGTCATAGGGTTGTCTGGTAACTTCTTCTTATTTAATAGCTCACTTAAGTTTATCGATCCTTCTTCGGCTCAAATTTTTATTCACTTTTCCTCTTTTGGCATGTTGATTTGTGGTCTTTTTGTCTTTAAAGAAAAGCTCGGATTACACCAAAAAATAGGTTTAGTCTTATTACTTGTAGGGTTAGTGCTTTTCTTCAATGATAAGCTAGATGGGTTTCAAGGAGAAAGTCGCTATTTAACAGGCGTATTATTAAGTCTGGCTGGCTCGTTAATTTGGGTGGCTTATGGTATGGCACAGAAATTAATGCTTCGTCGTTTTAGTTCACCACAAATTTTATTAATGATTTATTTTGGTTGTCTTTTGGTATTTACGCCTATTGCTGAATTTTCACAAGTGAGAGAACTCAGCCCGTTAGCGTTTGGTTGTTTGGTTTATTGTTGTTTAAATACCTTATTTGGTTATGGCGCTTATGCTGAAGCCCTTAATCGTTGGGAAGTTTCTAAAGTAAGCGTTGTGATTACCTTGGTACCGCTATTTACCATTTTCTTTGCTCATCTTGCGCATTATGCGAGCCCTGATAATTTTGCTGCGCCAGAATTAAATATGATTAGCTATATCGGGGCGTTTGTTGTAGTATGCGGAGCAATTTTGTCGGCAATCGGACATAAGTTATTACCGCAATCAAAGTAA